In the Clostridium gelidum genome, GGAGTTGAAAGCCATCATAAGCGCCTCAATATCACCTTTAGTTCCAATTTCATCACAAATCAAAACTTCTGGTGAAAGACTTCTAATTGCCATAATAAGACCCTCTCTTTTTAAGCAATTATCTAAAACATCCGTTCTTATACCTAAATCACTTTGAGGAATTCCAAAATGACAAGCTCCTATTTCACTTCTTTCATCTATTACTACAACTTTTCTTCCACTAATCCCAAGTTTGGCCATCCCATTTGATATATTTCTTGATATATCTCTTAAAATTGTTGTCTTCCCACATTTAGGTGGTGAAATTATTATAGTGTTATAAACTCTACTACCTGAAACAATGTATTTCATGACTTTATCTGAACATCCTATAATTTCTCTACAAATTCTTATATTTATAGATGAAATATTTCTAATAGTCTTAACTTCCCCCCTTTCCATAACGCATTCACCAGCTATACCTATTCTATGTCCACCTTTAATTGTTATAAAACCTTGACGTATATCTTCTTCATACGCATATAATGAATAATTAGAAATTTTTTGTATCATACTTTTTACATCCTCTTTTGTAGGAATATAATTTATAATACTTTCTCCATGCTTCGAATAAACTAAAATTGGTTTTCCAATCTTAATTCTCACTTCATATATTTGTTCTCTGAGGAATCTATCCTTGAGCAAATTTTCTATTTCAAGTGGAAAAATTCCTAAAATCTCCTCTTCACCTTTCAAAATCCTCATAGCCTCCTCTCTCGTTCTCTTATTTAATTAATATGTAATGTTAAGTTAAAATATTACTGAAACAGATTAAAATATGTAAAATAAAAAGGACTATCTTAATTCTAACTTTAAGATAGTCCTTGATAACTTTTGTATTATTAGATTGTTATTTTATTTCATGTACCTAATTTAATTTTTCATAAACCATTTTTGTTAAATTCCTTTAATATTTTTATTACAATAAGGACATGGAATTTCATCATTCTTGCTTAGGGTAGATTGTTCCATAAAAATAGGTTTATCGCAATGAGGACAAATAATCTCTGTATACTCATCTTCCATATCATTTAATTCATCTATAGATAATTCTTCAAATAATTCATCTTGAATATTTGTTAAATCATCATCCATAAATTTAATATTTTCTTCAATTGTTTCTTGATTTATAGTTAACTCTTCAATTTTTTGGTTCATAATTTCTAAAATTGAAAACACACCATCAAAACATTGTTTATATTCTTCATTTTCAATTTTTGATAAATTATTTTTCAAGTTTTCAATCTCATTTCTAAGCTCTTCCATATCTTTTCACATCCTTTTCTTTACTTGGTAAAACTATGCGCTTTTTGGATATCCAAAAAAATCACTCCAATATATATTCTATATTTATGACTATTTTTGAAGGTGCTCAAATATAAAGTTAAACTTAATTCAGGTGGGGTTTGATCCCCACCTGAATTTTAGTTTAAAACTTATGTATAAGTTTTATACTCTTTCCATGTAATCGCCAGTTCTTGTGTCTATTCTTATAACATCACCTTCATTAACGAACATAGGAACATATACTACTGCACCTGTTTCAACAGTTGCTGGTTTTAATGTATTACTAGTTGAATTTCCTTTAGCACCTGGGTCAGATTGTGTAATAAGTAATTCAACAAAGTTTGGTGCTTCTACTGAGAATGCTTCATTCTTAAAGAATTTAATTGTTGCGAACATATTTTCCTTTAAGAATTTTATTGCTTCTTCAACTTTGTCTTGGTTTAAAGGAATTTGTTCAAATGTTTCTTGATCCATGAAGTAGTATAATTCTCCATCTGAATAAAGATATTGCATTTCTTTTCTTTCAATTACAGCTTCTTGTAATTTTTCAGTTGGATTAAATGTGTTATCTGTAACTCCTCCTGAAATTACATTTCTAAGTTTAGTTCTTACAAATGCTGCTCCTTTTCCTGGTTTAACATGTAAAAATTCTATTACTGTAAATACTGAATTATTGTACTCAAATGTTGTTCCTTTTCTTATATCTCCTGCTGATATCATTAAATATCCCTCCAAATTTATAATATAATTACAATGTAACTTCAACCTCGAATATTAAGTTTAATACTTAATCGTTGACATAACACTCATATTTTATCAAAAGAATATAAAAATTGCAATTACTTCTGATTATTTTTCAGTAAAAATTTATATTTCTCGTATTTTAGACAACATCTTTAACGCTTATTTCTAATACAATTGAGTTTTCATCTTTATTTTTATTTATAATGTAATCACTTATATTATAATTTTCTAATTTTGATATTTCATTTAATAGCTCTTCCTTATTGCCTTCTATTT is a window encoding:
- a CDS encoding CD1247 N-terminal domain-containing protein — its product is MEELRNEIENLKNNLSKIENEEYKQCFDGVFSILEIMNQKIEELTINQETIEENIKFMDDDLTNIQDELFEELSIDELNDMEDEYTEIICPHCDKPIFMEQSTLSKNDEIPCPYCNKNIKGI
- the efp gene encoding elongation factor P; amino-acid sequence: MISAGDIRKGTTFEYNNSVFTVIEFLHVKPGKGAAFVRTKLRNVISGGVTDNTFNPTEKLQEAVIERKEMQYLYSDGELYYFMDQETFEQIPLNQDKVEEAIKFLKENMFATIKFFKNEAFSVEAPNFVELLITQSDPGAKGNSTSNTLKPATVETGAVVYVPMFVNEGDVIRIDTRTGDYMERV
- the spoIIIAA gene encoding stage III sporulation protein AA; translation: MRILKGEEEILGIFPLEIENLLKDRFLREQIYEVRIKIGKPILVYSKHGESIINYIPTKEDVKSMIQKISNYSLYAYEEDIRQGFITIKGGHRIGIAGECVMERGEVKTIRNISSINIRICREIIGCSDKVMKYIVSGSRVYNTIIISPPKCGKTTILRDISRNISNGMAKLGISGRKVVVIDERSEIGACHFGIPQSDLGIRTDVLDNCLKREGLIMAIRSLSPEVLICDEIGTKGDIEALMMAFNSGVNIITTIHGFTIEDLYKRKVFCDLLDNEIIERAIILSNRHGVGTIENVHSLKGGENICLN